The Georgenia sp. TF02-10 genome segment CCGACCGCGACCTGGTACGTCCCGCCCGTGATGCGCCACTGCTCGGCAGTGCCGTCGAAGCGCGCGACGAACCGCGGATCGGCCGTCAGCGTCACTCGGCGCGACTCCCCGGGTTGCAGCTGCACCCGGGCGAAGCCGAGGAGACGTACCCGGTGACCGTCGGCCGCCCTCGTCAGG includes the following:
- a CDS encoding fibronectin type III-like domain-contianing protein, with translation LTRAADGHRVRLLGFARVQLQPGESRRVTLTADPRFVARFDGTAEQWRITGGTYQVAVGRSADSFELVAETSLTDALFGS